Within the Pyramidobacter piscolens W5455 genome, the region GCGAAGGCGACGCGCAGCCGCTCCAGCGGCGCGGGGACCGCCCGGACGGGCGCGGCGGACACAAGCCAGAACAGACACAGCCATAAATATTTTTTCATCTTTTCCCCTCTTTCCTGTTAAGAGTCTGATTCATGATGCGCGCGAGGATCTCCCGGCGCAGCCTGCCCACTTCGGGCAGCGAAAGATCGCGCGGATAGGGCAGTGAGCCGAGGTCGTAGCGAGCGTCGATGACGCCGCGGTCGAGGACGACGATCCGGCGCCCGAGCAGCAGCGCCTCGTCGATGCTGTGAGTGACGAAAACCACGGTGACGCCGGTGCGTTGGTACAGTTCGACGAGCAGTTCCTGCATGGTCATGCGCGTAAAGTAGTCGAGCGCCGCGAACGGTTCGTCCATGAGCAGCACGCCGGGGTCGAGCGCCAGAGCGCGGGCCAGTGCGGCGCGGTGCTGCATGCCGCCGGAAAGCTGCGCCGGTCTGACGTTCTCGAAGCCGTCGAGGCGAACGGCGCGAATCAGCTCCATGATGCGCGCCCTTTCGGGCTTTTCGACGCCGAAGGCCACGTTGTCGTACACGCTCAGCCACGGCATCAGGCGCGGCTCCTGAAAGACCATGCCGACGCGGGCGCGTTCCGGCGCGCGCACTTCGCCCTCGTAGGATTCCAGCCCGGCGAGGATGCGCAGCAGCGTCGTCTTGCCGCAGCCGCTGCGCCCGGCCACGACCACGAAGTCTCCGTCTTCCAGCGTCAGGTCCAGGCCGCGCAGCACGGGGAGCTTTTCGCCGCCGAGGTCGAAGCTCTTGCGCAGGCCGACCAGCTCGTACCTAGCCAACGTCGTCCCCTCCCGCCCCCGGCGCGACGCGGGCGATCAGCGCCGCCAGCGCCGCGTCGGTCAGATAGCCGACGAGGCCGATCACGAAGACTCCGGCCACGACCTTGTCGGAGCGCGACATCTGCTGGGCGTCGAGGATCATGTAGCCGAGCCCGCTGGCGGCGGCGATCATCTCCGCGCTGATGATGGCGCGCCAGCTGTAGCCGATGCCGATGCGCATGCCCACGAGAATGTCGGGCACGGCGCAGGGGAACATGATGCGCGAGAACAGCCGCCATTTGGAAAATCCCATCGTGCGCCCGACCTCCATCAGTTTCGTGTTGGCGGTGACAAATCCTTTGTGGACGCTCATGTAGATGGGGAAAAACGTCGCCAGCACGATCAGCACGGTCTTGGATTTCTCGCCGATGCCGAACCAGAGGATCAGCAGCGGGATCAGACTGAGCGGCGGCACGTGGCGCAAGAACTCGACGAGGTGCCCGTAGTACTCGGTGCGCCGCGTCCAGGCCGACGCCAACCCCAACGTAAACGCCAGGGCGAAGGAGATGGAAAACCCGACGGCGACCCGGCGCACGCTGGCCCACAGATCGCCGAGCAGCGCGCCGCTGCGTGTCATCGACCAAAAGGCGCGCCACACCTGAACGGGCGACGGCAGCACGTATGGACTCCACCACTGACGGGCGCTGCCCCACCACCAGAGCGCAAACAGCAGCGCCGGCAGGGCGCAGCGCTTGGCGAACGTCCGGCGGCTCATGGACGCGCCTCTGCGCCGAGGCTGACCTTGTCGAGGATGCCCGTCAGCCACGCCAGCGCGATGCCGTAGTTGGTGATGGGCACGCCCTGAGCGCGCGCTTCGGCGATGCGGGCGAGCACGAAGCGGCGGTTGAACATGCAGGCGCCGCAGTGGATGACGAGGTCGTAGCCGCCGAGATCGGCGGGAAAATCGACGCCGCGCGCGAAATCCACCGCAATTCCCGCGCCGAAACGCCGGCGCAGCAGGCGGGGGATCTTGACGCGGCCGATGTCCTCCTCCAGCGGCACGTGCGTGCAGGCTTCGGCGATCAGCACGCGCGACCGACCGGTCAGCTTCTCCAGCGCCCGCGCCCCGGCGGCGAAAGCGGCGACGTCGCCCTTGTAGCCGGCGAACAGGATCGAGAACGACGTCAGCTTCACGCCCGGCGGGACCTGCGGATAAATTTCGGCGAACGTCTGCGAATCGACGATCACCAGCGCCGGCGGTTCTTTCAGCGACGCCAGCGCCGCCGAAAAACCGCCGGATGTCGCGCAGAGCGCGCGGCATTTTTTGTCGAGCAGCTCGCGGATCGTCTGCACCTGCGGCAGGATCAGGCGTCCCTTGGGGGCCTGGATGTCCTGCGGCATCACCAGCACCACCGTGTCGCCGGCGCGGCACAGCGAACCGGTGATGCTCAGGTCTTCCCGCTCGGGCAGCGCCGTCAGCAGCGTTTCGCGCAGCGCCGCCACGCCCTCGCCGTTCGCGGCGCTGACGGGCACGGCGTCGAGCCCCGTCGCGGTCTTGACGCTGCGCAGCGCCGCGCCCCGTTCGTCTTCGCTCATGCGGTCGATCTTGTTCAAGACGGCGATCACGGGAACGCCCTTGGATTTCAGCAGCCCGACCCATTCCAGATCTTCGGGGCGCGCGGCGCCGGCGAAGACCATCAGCGCCACGTCGGTGCGGTCGGCGGCCTCGCGCGTTTTGGCCACGCGCAGCGCGCCGAGTCCGCCTTCGTCGTCGAAGCCGGCCGTATCGATCAGCACCGCGGGGCCGACGCCGCGGAGTTCCATCGCCTTGTAGACCGGATCGGCGGTGGTGCCGGGCACGTCGCTGACGATGGACGCCGCCTGCCCGGCGAGCGCGTTGA harbors:
- a CDS encoding ABC transporter ATP-binding protein; protein product: MARYELVGLRKSFDLGGEKLPVLRGLDLTLEDGDFVVVAGRSGCGKTTLLRILAGLESYEGEVRAPERARVGMVFQEPRLMPWLSVYDNVAFGVEKPERARIMELIRAVRLDGFENVRPAQLSGGMQHRAALARALALDPGVLLMDEPFAALDYFTRMTMQELLVELYQRTGVTVVFVTHSIDEALLLGRRIVVLDRGVIDARYDLGSLPYPRDLSLPEVGRLRREILARIMNQTLNRKEGKR
- the hydF gene encoding [FeFe] hydrogenase H-cluster maturation GTPase HydF yields the protein MSLNDTPRSERLHIGIFGRRNSGKSSLVNALAGQAASIVSDVPGTTADPVYKAMELRGVGPAVLIDTAGFDDEGGLGALRVAKTREAADRTDVALMVFAGAARPEDLEWVGLLKSKGVPVIAVLNKIDRMSEDERGAALRSVKTATGLDAVPVSAANGEGVAALRETLLTALPEREDLSITGSLCRAGDTVVLVMPQDIQAPKGRLILPQVQTIRELLDKKCRALCATSGGFSAALASLKEPPALVIVDSQTFAEIYPQVPPGVKLTSFSILFAGYKGDVAAFAAGARALEKLTGRSRVLIAEACTHVPLEEDIGRVKIPRLLRRRFGAGIAVDFARGVDFPADLGGYDLVIHCGACMFNRRFVLARIAEARAQGVPITNYGIALAWLTGILDKVSLGAEARP
- a CDS encoding ABC transporter permease, yielding MSRRTFAKRCALPALLFALWWWGSARQWWSPYVLPSPVQVWRAFWSMTRSGALLGDLWASVRRVAVGFSISFALAFTLGLASAWTRRTEYYGHLVEFLRHVPPLSLIPLLILWFGIGEKSKTVLIVLATFFPIYMSVHKGFVTANTKLMEVGRTMGFSKWRLFSRIMFPCAVPDILVGMRIGIGYSWRAIISAEMIAAASGLGYMILDAQQMSRSDKVVAGVFVIGLVGYLTDAALAALIARVAPGAGGDDVG